From Acinetobacter sp. ASP199, the proteins below share one genomic window:
- a CDS encoding lipocalin family protein, with protein MNHDIPTVSNFDLSKYLGTWYEIARLPMKHQPEDSTDISAVYSLNESGSVRVQNRCLDGDGKLDESIGEATVVDAANAKLEVSFLPEGLRWVPFTKGDYWVLKLDANYQTALVGEPSMKYLWLLHRTPTIDETTKQEYLAYAQSLGYDLSDLIDTVHTGQPTA; from the coding sequence ATGAATCATGATATCCCTACCGTTTCAAATTTTGATCTCAGCAAATATTTAGGTACCTGGTATGAAATTGCCCGTCTCCCAATGAAACATCAACCTGAAGACAGTACTGATATTTCAGCGGTTTATAGCCTGAATGAAAGTGGGAGCGTACGTGTCCAGAACCGTTGTCTGGATGGGGATGGCAAGCTGGATGAATCCATTGGTGAAGCGACGGTTGTTGATGCCGCCAATGCCAAACTGGAGGTCAGCTTCCTGCCAGAGGGCTTACGCTGGGTTCCATTTACTAAGGGAGATTATTGGGTATTAAAGCTGGATGCTAATTATCAAACAGCTTTGGTCGGTGAGCCAAGTATGAAATATCTGTGGCTGTTGCACCGTACCCCAACCATTGATGAAACGACCAAACAGGAATATCTGGCTTATGCACAATCGCTCGGTTATGACCTGTCTGATCTGATTGACACAGTACATACCGGCCAGCCAACAGCTTAA
- a CDS encoding NRDE family protein yields the protein MCIVALAWRVLDNTPLCLISNRDEFYQRPTAALHAWEGSPIIAGQDLQSGGTWMGVTASGRWAVITNFRDGQDQKSYPTSRGHILQDFLESKLTPIRFAQELEKKQCDYAGFNLFVGDREQAVYMSNRGEAPQVLAHGVYVVSNGLLTEHWEKTRHLRKRFTQEFLPMMQYPDILESDLYYAVWDILEDERKIIPELLPKTGISHEMEQLLSSTFIQSPIYGTRCSNFLRMKADEWQWLEKSQQGATAGLIVNQVIPIAL from the coding sequence ATGTGTATCGTTGCCTTGGCCTGGCGTGTACTGGATAACACGCCACTTTGTCTGATTTCAAACCGGGATGAGTTCTATCAGCGTCCGACAGCTGCCTTGCATGCCTGGGAAGGTAGCCCGATTATTGCAGGTCAGGATTTGCAGTCTGGTGGTACCTGGATGGGCGTAACTGCTTCAGGACGTTGGGCGGTGATTACTAATTTTAGAGATGGGCAGGATCAAAAGTCTTATCCAACTTCACGCGGTCATATTCTTCAGGATTTTCTGGAATCTAAATTAACACCCATTCGTTTCGCCCAGGAATTGGAAAAAAAGCAATGTGACTACGCAGGCTTTAACCTGTTTGTCGGTGATCGAGAGCAGGCGGTCTATATGAGCAACCGCGGTGAGGCACCACAAGTGCTGGCGCATGGTGTTTATGTGGTCTCCAATGGCTTGCTGACTGAACATTGGGAAAAGACCCGTCACTTACGCAAGCGTTTTACCCAGGAATTTCTGCCAATGATGCAGTATCCCGATATACTTGAGTCGGATCTTTATTATGCCGTCTGGGATATTCTGGAAGATGAGCGCAAGATCATTCCCGAGTTATTGCCGAAGACCGGGATTTCACATGAAATGGAACAATTATTATCTTCAACCTTTATTCAAAGTCCAATTTATGGCACGCGCTGTTCCAATTTCCTGAGAATGAAAGCCGATGAATGGCAGTGGTTAGAAAAATCCCAGCAGGGTGCAACAGCAGGGCTGATCGTTAATCAAGTTATTCCGATTGCTCTCTAA
- a CDS encoding energy transducer TonB codes for MSQVASPMTPTPPNQMKKKVAAVMAAVLVGHVGLLWAVSQMEAPDLKPVDKEPMKVRFVKLQEAPKPLPPKPKPEPKKEPPKPKEVKIVEKPLPPPPKKVEKIQEVKKAETPKVVAPPVEAKPTPSPVVPTVVKETKVAPTPPPAPVAPPAPVAPPAPPAPPSPKSVSLGGGVTWLRTPKVSMSAGELKSSCSMVVDISANEQGKVVAATARNSSCSPSINRKVESAVRRAQLTKYVENGVAYPTRVEQPFDFQITR; via the coding sequence ATGAGTCAAGTTGCTTCTCCTATGACGCCTACTCCACCCAACCAGATGAAGAAGAAAGTTGCAGCTGTCATGGCGGCTGTGCTGGTGGGACATGTTGGCCTATTGTGGGCTGTCAGCCAGATGGAAGCACCTGACCTCAAGCCTGTAGACAAGGAGCCGATGAAGGTTCGCTTTGTAAAACTACAGGAAGCACCAAAACCATTACCTCCGAAGCCAAAGCCTGAGCCGAAGAAAGAGCCGCCGAAGCCGAAAGAGGTCAAGATTGTTGAAAAACCGTTGCCACCACCGCCGAAGAAGGTTGAAAAAATCCAGGAAGTGAAGAAGGCTGAAACACCTAAGGTTGTGGCACCACCAGTTGAAGCAAAACCAACGCCAAGTCCGGTTGTACCAACGGTTGTGAAAGAAACCAAAGTTGCTCCGACACCTCCACCAGCACCTGTGGCACCGCCTGCGCCTGTTGCGCCACCGGCACCACCTGCGCCTCCTTCTCCTAAGAGTGTTTCTTTGGGTGGTGGTGTGACCTGGTTGCGTACGCCAAAAGTATCGATGTCAGCAGGTGAATTGAAAAGTTCCTGTTCCATGGTGGTGGATATCTCAGCGAATGAACAGGGCAAGGTAGTGGCTGCGACAGCACGTAATTCAAGCTGCAGTCCTTCGATTAACCGTAAGGTCGAGTCTGCTGTACGTCGTGCACAATTAACCAAATATGTTGAAAATGGCGTTGCTTATCCAACACGTGTTGAGCAGCCCTTTGACTTCCAGATTACCAGATAA
- a CDS encoding biopolymer transporter ExbD yields MAFQLGEDNDTGMNEMNLIPLIDIMLVLMIIFLVTATVANPSIPLTLPQTTAEIIDLPPENITISINSQGDVAWNGDVLSLEQLESRFNEAGQAERQPTIVLKADKESRYDTVAQVMSRASGAGLSDIAFATDN; encoded by the coding sequence ATGGCTTTTCAACTGGGTGAAGACAACGATACAGGCATGAATGAGATGAATCTCATTCCCCTGATCGACATTATGTTGGTATTGATGATCATCTTCCTGGTGACAGCGACCGTTGCGAACCCATCAATTCCATTAACCTTGCCACAAACGACTGCGGAAATTATTGATCTTCCGCCAGAGAACATTACCATCAGCATTAACTCTCAGGGTGATGTGGCATGGAATGGTGATGTGCTTAGCCTGGAACAGCTGGAAAGCCGTTTCAATGAAGCAGGTCAGGCAGAGCGTCAGCCAACGATTGTATTGAAGGCGGATAAAGAATCACGTTATGACACAGTTGCTCAAGTGATGTCACGCGCGAGTGGAGCCGGACTCAGCGATATTGCTTTTGCAACCGATAACTGA
- a CDS encoding MotA/TolQ/ExbB proton channel family protein has product MNFSVYWQHADAVSKTLYFVLLAMSIVTWTIFVLRLLGTRQLKQVAYAQLSDALDKLKSKMAPLGFEQRKAVAEQALLRQIAAEKANAEKGVSVLGTIASISPFIGLFGTVWGIFHALVAVGKSGQAGLAQVATPVGEALIMTGLGLAVAIPAVLAYNIAVRFNRGLSHELQDHAHSLLIDTMLQQESAKKAESKVAQDSLVRGQV; this is encoded by the coding sequence ATGAACTTTTCAGTTTATTGGCAACATGCTGATGCAGTCAGTAAAACACTTTATTTTGTGTTACTGGCAATGTCGATTGTGACATGGACGATCTTTGTACTGCGTTTACTCGGTACGCGCCAACTCAAGCAAGTGGCTTATGCACAGTTATCTGATGCCCTAGATAAACTGAAATCAAAAATGGCGCCTTTGGGCTTTGAACAACGCAAAGCCGTAGCTGAACAAGCATTGCTACGCCAGATTGCAGCTGAAAAAGCCAATGCGGAGAAAGGTGTTTCGGTTCTGGGTACCATCGCATCGATTTCACCTTTCATTGGTTTATTCGGTACAGTATGGGGTATCTTCCATGCATTGGTAGCAGTGGGTAAGAGTGGTCAGGCAGGTCTGGCTCAGGTGGCAACACCAGTAGGTGAAGCACTGATCATGACGGGTCTGGGTCTGGCAGTGGCGATTCCAGCTGTATTGGCTTATAACATCGCGGTACGTTTTAACCGTGGTTTATCGCATGAACTACAAGACCATGCCCATAGCTTATTGATTGATACGATGCTGCAACAGGAATCTGCAAAGAAAGCTGAAAGCAAAGTTGCACAAGACAGTTTAGTGAGAGGTCAAGTTTAA
- the purU gene encoding formyltetrahydrofolate deformylase codes for MNMTTANTARLLITCEDKPGIVQAVSSFLYHQGANITALDQYATEAQGGRYFMRVEFELDNLQSRKESLLQTFAANVAERYNMHWRLALVSDVKKVGILVSKVDHALLELLWRHARGGLPCEITKVVSNHETLRESVENFGIPFEVVPVTKDNKREAYAKIDELMQGNDLLVLARYMQILDEEFVQKWEMKVINIHHSFLPAFVGANPYKQAYEKGVKLIGATAHYVTADLDQGPIIEQDVERVNHDFTVDQLRELGQDVERNVLARAVRWHLEDRIIVDGNKTVVFQ; via the coding sequence ATGAATATGACGACTGCTAACACCGCACGTTTATTGATTACTTGTGAAGACAAGCCGGGCATCGTGCAGGCTGTTTCAAGCTTCTTGTATCATCAGGGCGCCAATATTACTGCGCTTGATCAATACGCGACAGAGGCTCAGGGTGGACGTTACTTCATGCGTGTTGAGTTTGAACTGGATAACCTGCAAAGCCGTAAAGAAAGCCTGTTACAGACTTTTGCTGCTAATGTTGCAGAACGCTATAACATGCATTGGCGTCTGGCACTGGTAAGTGATGTGAAAAAAGTCGGCATTCTGGTGTCAAAAGTTGATCATGCTTTACTTGAGCTGTTATGGCGTCATGCACGTGGTGGCTTGCCATGCGAAATCACCAAAGTGGTATCGAATCATGAAACACTGCGTGAATCGGTTGAAAACTTTGGTATCCCATTTGAAGTGGTACCAGTGACCAAAGACAACAAACGTGAAGCTTATGCAAAAATTGATGAGCTGATGCAAGGCAATGATTTGTTAGTACTGGCGCGCTATATGCAGATTCTGGATGAAGAATTTGTACAAAAATGGGAAATGAAAGTGATCAACATTCACCATTCGTTCCTGCCAGCGTTCGTGGGTGCAAATCCGTACAAACAGGCTTATGAGAAAGGCGTAAAACTGATCGGTGCGACTGCACACTATGTGACTGCGGATCTGGACCAAGGTCCAATCATTGAGCAAGACGTAGAGCGTGTAAACCATGACTTTACTGTAGATCAGCTGCGTGAACTGGGGCAGGACGTTGAGCGTAATGTGCTGGCACGTGCCGTAAGATGGCATCTGGAAGACCGTATTATTGTAGATGGTAACAAGACGGTGGTATTCCAATAA
- the dfrA44 gene encoding trimethoprim-resistant dihydrofolate reductase DfrA44 has protein sequence MAFQDLEVVHVVAMDQQRCIGKDNDLPWHISADLKHFKEITEGGVVVMGRKTLESMGRALPKRVNWVITRDTDWSFEGTKVAHTIKDALNQAVADVKASEKPESIYIIGGGEIFKQTMSIADRLELTHVELDVQGHAFYPEIPAEFKKVFSEQHIDDKTGIAFEFATYRK, from the coding sequence ATGGCATTTCAGGATTTAGAAGTCGTTCATGTCGTTGCAATGGATCAGCAGCGCTGTATTGGTAAGGACAATGACCTGCCTTGGCATATCTCAGCGGATCTTAAACATTTTAAAGAAATCACCGAGGGTGGTGTAGTTGTCATGGGACGTAAGACCCTTGAGTCTATGGGTCGTGCCCTGCCTAAACGCGTAAATTGGGTCATTACCCGTGATACTGATTGGTCTTTTGAAGGCACCAAAGTTGCACATACGATTAAAGATGCCTTGAACCAAGCTGTTGCAGATGTAAAAGCGTCAGAAAAACCGGAGTCCATTTACATTATTGGGGGCGGTGAAATTTTCAAACAGACGATGAGTATCGCTGACCGACTGGAACTGACCCATGTGGAACTGGATGTACAAGGTCATGCCTTCTACCCGGAAATTCCTGCTGAATTCAAAAAAGTTTTTTCCGAACAACATATTGACGACAAAACCGGGATTGCTTTTGAGTTTGCAACATATAGAAAATAA
- the msrA gene encoding peptide-methionine (S)-S-oxide reductase MsrA, which translates to MQQALFGGGCFWCTEAVFLQIRGVSKVVSGYAGGHSTHPTYEEICNGDTNHAEVILIDFDESQISFKQLLDVFFATHDPTTLNRQGNDVGTQYRSVIYYLNEEQQQQSQETIDALKTEGLNVVTELSPAPTFYPAEDYHQNFFAKNPSQGYCNFAIPPKLNKLRTKFVELLK; encoded by the coding sequence ATGCAACAGGCCTTATTTGGTGGTGGATGCTTTTGGTGTACCGAAGCGGTATTCCTGCAGATTCGTGGTGTCAGCAAAGTCGTGAGTGGCTATGCCGGTGGACATAGCACTCACCCAACCTATGAAGAGATCTGTAATGGTGATACCAACCATGCAGAAGTGATTCTGATTGATTTTGATGAAAGCCAGATCAGTTTTAAGCAATTGCTGGATGTATTCTTTGCCACTCATGATCCAACGACCCTCAATCGCCAAGGTAATGATGTCGGTACACAGTATCGTTCTGTTATTTATTATCTGAACGAAGAACAGCAGCAGCAGTCGCAAGAAACTATTGATGCACTGAAGACTGAAGGTCTGAATGTGGTCACTGAACTCAGTCCTGCTCCAACTTTCTATCCAGCTGAAGACTATCATCAAAACTTTTTTGCCAAAAACCCAAGTCAGGGTTATTGCAACTTTGCCATTCCTCCAAAGCTGAATAAGCTGCGTACCAAGTTTGTAGAGCTGTTGAAATAA
- a CDS encoding TetR/AcrR family transcriptional regulator, with amino-acid sequence MSQTKTLKTKERILQLSLQLFNERGERSVTTNHIAAELSMSPGNLYYHFRNKNEIIKELMEQYQKETLEMLALPDDRPLDANDKIHYFQVLSSQLWAYRFLHRDVYHLVENNEDFRKLYPRFAGEVMQQGQKIYKAFVTAGLMEMTDSEIEALIINLWIVLTNWTNFLYMSGHITDSNHLEEKWVWQALRQMVFLEGAYLRRESRETYESLLNSFGSSELFASLSSAKDRETEQTIQNN; translated from the coding sequence ATGTCCCAAACCAAAACGTTGAAAACCAAAGAACGTATTTTGCAGCTCAGTTTGCAGTTATTTAATGAGCGTGGTGAGCGTTCTGTTACGACGAATCATATTGCTGCTGAACTGAGTATGAGCCCGGGTAATTTGTACTATCATTTCCGCAATAAGAATGAAATCATCAAGGAACTGATGGAGCAGTACCAGAAGGAAACCCTGGAAATGCTGGCATTGCCGGATGACCGTCCGCTGGATGCCAATGACAAGATTCATTATTTTCAGGTGCTCAGCAGCCAGTTATGGGCCTATCGTTTCCTGCATCGTGATGTTTACCACCTTGTTGAAAATAATGAAGACTTCCGTAAGCTATATCCGCGCTTTGCCGGTGAAGTGATGCAGCAGGGACAAAAAATCTACAAGGCTTTCGTCACTGCAGGTCTGATGGAAATGACAGATTCGGAAATTGAAGCCTTAATTATCAACCTGTGGATCGTGCTGACCAACTGGACCAACTTCCTGTATATGTCAGGTCATATTACCGACTCGAACCATCTGGAAGAAAAATGGGTCTGGCAGGCATTACGTCAGATGGTGTTCCTGGAAGGGGCATATCTGCGTCGCGAAAGCCGTGAGACTTATGAAAGCCTGTTGAATTCCTTTGGTTCTTCCGAGCTTTTTGCCAGTCTGTCATCCGCTAAAGATCGGGAAACTGAACAGACTATTCAGAATAATTAA
- the lgt gene encoding prolipoprotein diacylglyceryl transferase: MLTYPNIDPVAISLGPLQVHWYGLMYLMAFLFAWGLATYRAKKRGWTSDMVSDLIFFGALGVIIGGRVGYVFFYGFSQFLADPLWLFQIWTGGMSFHGGFLGVILAMLLWCKKYQMTWFQTLDFIAPCVPTGLMFGRIGNFIGGELYGRQVTDPNFAWGMIFPTDPLQLVRHPSQLYQALCEGLILFIVLWWFSSKPRPRMAVSALFLIGYGLARFIVEFFREPDNGQLFIGWMSKGQFLSLPMILIGLWMMWYAYQKKIYDWGPQKNV; encoded by the coding sequence ATGCTTACCTATCCCAATATTGATCCCGTAGCGATTTCGCTCGGGCCATTGCAGGTCCACTGGTATGGCCTGATGTACCTGATGGCATTTTTATTTGCCTGGGGGCTGGCGACTTATCGCGCTAAAAAACGCGGCTGGACATCAGATATGGTCTCGGATTTAATCTTCTTCGGGGCACTTGGGGTCATTATCGGTGGTCGAGTTGGCTATGTATTTTTTTACGGCTTTTCCCAGTTTCTGGCAGATCCATTGTGGCTGTTCCAGATCTGGACGGGTGGTATGAGCTTCCACGGTGGTTTCCTGGGTGTGATTCTGGCGATGCTTCTCTGGTGTAAAAAATACCAGATGACCTGGTTCCAGACGTTGGACTTTATCGCACCATGTGTGCCGACCGGACTGATGTTTGGTCGTATCGGTAATTTCATCGGCGGGGAACTGTATGGCCGTCAGGTGACTGACCCAAATTTTGCTTGGGGTATGATCTTCCCGACTGATCCACTGCAACTGGTTCGTCATCCATCACAACTGTATCAGGCACTTTGTGAAGGTCTAATCCTGTTTATTGTACTGTGGTGGTTCAGCTCTAAACCTCGCCCACGTATGGCAGTTTCTGCGCTATTCCTGATAGGTTATGGTCTGGCACGTTTCATCGTCGAATTCTTCCGTGAACCGGACAATGGCCAGCTGTTTATTGGCTGGATGAGTAAGGGTCAATTCCTGAGCCTGCCAATGATTCTGATTGGCCTATGGATGATGTGGTATGCCTACCAGAAGAAAATTTATGACTGGGGTCCACAGAAAAACGTGTAA
- a CDS encoding META domain-containing protein, whose protein sequence is MLKKVTAIAMFVSALAFTGCQTTPDQTSSQAVENLQQLQNRTWIVTHIGSTEITTAPTTRNIPSLQFDAATQRVSGADGCNRIMGSYTAGKDTLNLSQMAGTKMACLNNDNLDQKFNEALSKVTHYQVFGKTLKLLDSYGNPVIQLASPVQPR, encoded by the coding sequence ATGTTAAAAAAAGTGACCGCAATTGCAATGTTCGTTTCAGCTCTGGCCTTCACAGGCTGCCAAACCACACCAGACCAGACTTCCTCCCAGGCGGTTGAAAATCTGCAGCAACTTCAGAACCGCACCTGGATTGTCACTCACATTGGCAGTACAGAAATCACCACTGCCCCTACCACACGTAATATTCCAAGCCTGCAATTTGATGCTGCTACTCAGCGTGTTAGTGGCGCCGATGGCTGTAACCGTATTATGGGCAGCTATACTGCAGGCAAAGATACTTTAAATCTTAGCCAGATGGCGGGTACAAAAATGGCTTGTCTGAACAATGACAATCTGGATCAGAAATTTAATGAAGCCCTCTCCAAAGTCACCCATTATCAGGTTTTTGGTAAAACCCTGAAGCTGCTCGATAGCTATGGAAATCCGGTAATTCAGCTGGCAAGTCCGGTACAACCGCGCTAA
- a CDS encoding CHAP domain-containing protein, which translates to MIYDHQVNMSEVHAPVQANVITRSQSGQNSKRQPQRKSSESARNTGSESRKTFSVMNGQRFNIEKFTSYLQGITRNTSTQKCARSIRIGLQSSGAKIVNHPVAAADWGSTLQKLGYRKINLSFDRPKKGDIYIIDRTSKHKYGHIAAYSGSAWVSDFRQSSHAVYRNSDVKYTYYRLDSHL; encoded by the coding sequence ATGATTTATGATCATCAAGTGAATATGAGTGAAGTTCATGCTCCTGTTCAAGCGAACGTCATAACTCGTTCCCAGTCGGGACAAAATTCTAAACGACAGCCTCAGCGTAAAAGCTCTGAATCAGCTCGTAATACCGGTTCTGAATCGCGCAAGACCTTTAGCGTAATGAATGGTCAGCGTTTTAATATTGAAAAATTCACCAGTTATCTGCAAGGCATTACCCGGAATACCAGTACACAGAAATGTGCGCGTAGTATTCGTATCGGTTTGCAATCTTCAGGTGCGAAAATTGTGAATCATCCTGTGGCTGCAGCTGACTGGGGCAGTACCCTACAAAAATTGGGCTACCGCAAAATCAACCTGTCATTTGACCGTCCGAAAAAGGGTGATATCTATATCATTGACCGGACTTCCAAGCATAAGTATGGGCATATTGCAGCATACTCAGGTTCTGCATGGGTATCCGATTTCAGACAGTCAAGTCATGCGGTTTATCGTAATTCAGATGTGAAATACACGTATTACCGTCTGGATTCTCATCTTTAA
- a CDS encoding DUF4105 domain-containing protein, whose product MHAQGNPAPHWLFWLMNAVFTLFVIASSLWLCLAIWVQQPFGVIGSSVLIGLWIVLACAVLGIYFSRHLISHGVDTLLYILAFLFSLFWYFSLDAHQDREWNPEVARILSYEQQGDQVTLHNVRNFVWQPNGKYIERWESRSFDLNQITGVNVITSYWMGPHIAHTLVSFDFADQKPLTFSIEIRKEKNEDFSAIGGFFRKFELSLVAADERDIIYTRSNTRGEQVYFFPVNMPQAQAKALFKEYLNKVDDLAQQPKWYNTLTSNCTTLVFDMVQAVSQQPLPTDYRLIASGYLPNYMYDLQALDQDWDLTTWYARAHVNPRVKEFAQVSSEQYSALLRQGLPVPKAE is encoded by the coding sequence ATGCATGCACAGGGAAATCCTGCACCCCACTGGCTATTCTGGTTAATGAATGCAGTATTTACCCTGTTTGTCATTGCATCGAGTCTATGGCTGTGCCTGGCGATCTGGGTACAGCAACCCTTCGGTGTGATTGGCAGTTCTGTGCTGATCGGCCTTTGGATTGTTTTAGCCTGTGCAGTTCTTGGTATTTATTTTAGCCGTCATCTGATTTCGCATGGTGTGGATACCCTGCTTTATATTCTGGCTTTCCTGTTTAGCCTGTTCTGGTATTTCAGTCTGGACGCCCATCAGGACCGAGAGTGGAATCCTGAAGTCGCCCGTATTCTCAGTTATGAGCAACAAGGTGATCAAGTCACCTTGCATAATGTGCGTAATTTTGTCTGGCAGCCAAATGGAAAATATATTGAGCGCTGGGAAAGTCGCAGCTTCGATTTAAATCAGATTACTGGCGTCAATGTCATCACCTCTTACTGGATGGGACCACATATTGCGCATACCTTGGTGAGTTTTGACTTTGCTGACCAGAAGCCACTGACTTTTTCGATTGAAATCCGCAAGGAAAAAAATGAAGATTTCTCTGCCATCGGCGGCTTCTTCCGCAAGTTTGAGCTGAGTCTGGTCGCTGCTGATGAACGGGATATTATCTACACCCGTAGCAATACTCGCGGTGAGCAGGTATATTTTTTCCCGGTCAACATGCCACAGGCACAAGCCAAGGCGCTATTTAAAGAGTATCTGAATAAGGTCGATGATCTCGCGCAGCAGCCAAAGTGGTACAACACCCTGACCAGTAATTGTACCACGCTGGTTTTTGATATGGTTCAAGCTGTTTCCCAGCAACCCTTACCGACTGATTATCGCCTGATTGCATCAGGTTATTTGCCAAATTATATGTATGACCTGCAAGCCTTGGATCAGGATTGGGATCTAACCACTTGGTATGCTCGAGCGCATGTAAATCCACGTGTCAAAGAATTTGCTCAGGTTAGCAGTGAACAATATTCCGCCCTGCTACGACAGGGATTACCGGTTCCAAAAGCAGAATAA
- the thyA gene encoding thymidylate synthase: MRQYLDLLQHILDNGGDKGDRTGTGTRSVFGHQMRFDLSKGFPLLTTKKVHFRSIVIELLWFLKGDTNVQYLKDNKVSIWDEWSTAEQTARFGRPEGELGPVYGHQWRNFGATKNEDGSYKNDGFDQIKWLVNEIKTNPNSRRLIVSGWNPNEAGQVALPPCHTLFQFFVHNGKLSCQLYQRSADVFLGVPFNIASYALLTHMIAQVCDLDVGDFVWTGGDTHLYANHFEQAQLQLSREPLGLCQLKLNPEIKDLFDFKFEDIEIVGYESHPGIKAPVAV, translated from the coding sequence ATGCGCCAATACCTTGACCTTTTACAACATATCCTCGACAACGGCGGCGATAAAGGCGACCGTACCGGTACTGGTACACGTTCGGTATTTGGTCATCAGATGCGCTTTGATCTTTCCAAAGGTTTCCCTTTGCTGACCACCAAAAAAGTTCACTTCCGCTCAATCGTGATTGAACTGCTCTGGTTCCTCAAAGGCGATACTAACGTTCAATATTTGAAAGATAATAAGGTTAGTATTTGGGATGAATGGTCAACTGCGGAACAGACTGCACGTTTTGGTCGTCCTGAAGGTGAGCTTGGTCCTGTATATGGTCATCAGTGGCGGAACTTTGGTGCCACAAAAAATGAAGATGGCAGCTATAAAAATGATGGTTTTGATCAGATCAAATGGCTGGTGAATGAGATCAAGACCAACCCAAACTCACGTCGTCTGATCGTGTCTGGCTGGAACCCGAATGAAGCTGGTCAAGTGGCATTGCCACCTTGTCATACCCTGTTCCAGTTCTTTGTCCATAACGGCAAGTTGTCTTGCCAGCTGTATCAACGTAGTGCTGACGTGTTTTTGGGCGTACCATTCAATATTGCCAGCTATGCTCTACTTACCCATATGATCGCGCAAGTCTGTGATCTGGATGTCGGTGATTTTGTCTGGACAGGTGGCGATACGCATTTATATGCCAACCACTTTGAACAGGCCCAACTTCAGCTGAGTCGTGAACCTTTAGGTCTATGTCAGTTAAAACTGAATCCTGAAATTAAAGACCTGTTCGATTTCAAATTCGAAGATATCGAAATTGTCGGTTATGAATCCCATCCGGGAATTAAAGCGCCTGTGGCAGTTTAA
- a CDS encoding permease: MALLLPLISFLIGFWGVHYLKPVRPFMAALLARLLIPLIVIYNMVFYKQGSLWLIGFSIFSSLFLFGLFYLFSKDKLRALCFSYLNGVWLGFPFALALFGPEALNTIVALYIGGSLFGNVSAVVAVSPDRQDPKFIIKNMLKSPPVIALTVAAVLSFWDFSTYELHPLIQWGYAANKFLVTFAGMCILGMWLSKVRIQLSDLKRSLILISGRFVLSLGLAAGAYFLLPIPHQMLTYAVLMMYFLLPPAANIVALETHYQGTGYSAKYIASGTIASAILIGIYGVVVHAVIPGL; the protein is encoded by the coding sequence ATGGCATTGCTCCTACCACTTATTTCATTTCTGATTGGATTCTGGGGCGTCCATTATTTAAAGCCGGTTCGCCCATTCATGGCCGCTTTACTGGCCCGTCTGCTGATTCCATTGATTGTGATTTACAACATGGTGTTCTATAAGCAGGGCAGCCTGTGGCTGATTGGTTTTAGCATTTTTAGTTCGCTGTTTCTGTTTGGCTTGTTCTATCTTTTCTCCAAAGATAAATTACGTGCACTGTGTTTTAGCTATCTCAATGGTGTCTGGCTCGGCTTTCCCTTTGCCTTGGCGCTATTCGGTCCTGAAGCGTTAAATACCATTGTTGCCTTATATATAGGTGGCTCATTATTTGGTAATGTCAGCGCCGTAGTAGCGGTCAGTCCTGATCGGCAAGATCCCAAATTTATTATTAAAAATATGTTGAAGTCACCACCGGTGATTGCACTGACGGTTGCAGCAGTTTTATCATTTTGGGATTTTAGTACGTATGAATTGCATCCGCTGATTCAATGGGGGTACGCAGCCAACAAGTTTCTGGTGACTTTTGCTGGCATGTGTATTCTGGGTATGTGGTTGAGTAAAGTCCGGATTCAGCTCAGTGATTTGAAACGTAGTTTAATATTGATTAGTGGCCGCTTTGTTCTGTCTTTGGGGCTGGCAGCCGGGGCTTATTTTTTATTGCCGATTCCGCATCAAATGCTGACTTATGCTGTCTTGATGATGTATTTCCTGCTTCCACCTGCCGCCAATATTGTGGCACTGGAAACCCATTATCAGGGCACAGGTTATTCGGCCAAATATATTGCTTCAGGAACGATTGCCAGTGCGATTTTGATTGGTATTTATGGAGTGGTGGTGCATGCGGTGATACCGGGCTTATAA